A region of Carassius auratus strain Wakin chromosome 11, ASM336829v1, whole genome shotgun sequence DNA encodes the following proteins:
- the cstf1 gene encoding cleavage stimulation factor subunit 1 → MFRPKPTLKDRQHLYRLIISQLLYDGYTNIANSLINEVKPQSVVSPSEQLMQLAKTGMENDDSAVQYAIGRSDTVAPGVAIDLEFDADVQTMSPEASEYETCYVTSHKGPCRVATYSRDGQLIATGSADASIKILDTERMLAKSAMPLEVMMNETAQQNMENHPVIRTLYDHVDEVTCLAFHPTEQILASGSRDYTLKLFDYSKPSAKRAFKHIQEAEMLRSISFHPSGDFLLVGTQHPTLRLYDVNTFQCFVSCNPLDQHTDTICGVCYNPSANSYVTCSKDGSIKLWDGVSNRCVTTFEKAHDGAEVCSAVFSKNSKYVLSCGKDSVAKLWEISTGRTLVKYTGAGLSGRQTHRTQGIFNHTEDYVLLPDERTISLCCWDSRTAERKNLLSLGHNNIVRCIVHSPTNPGFMTCSDDFRARFWYRRTTTD, encoded by the exons ATGTTCCGGCCCAAGCCCACACTGAAGGACAGACAGCACCTGTACAGACTGATCATCAGCCAGCTGCTGTATGACGGCTACACCAACATCGCCAACAGTCTGATCAATGAGGTGAAGCCCCAGAGCGTGGTGTCTCCATCAGAGCAGCTCATGCAGCTGGCCAAGACAG GAATGGAGAATGATGACAGCGCGGTACAGTACGCCATTGGCCGCTCGGACACCGTGGCTCCCGGTGTGGCCATTGACCTGGAATTTGATGCAGACGTGCAAACCATGTCCCCAGAAGCATCAGAGTATGAGACCTGTTATGTGACGTCTCATAAGGGTCCATGCCGTGTGGCCACCTACAGCCGCGATGGGCAGCTCATAGCCACGGGCTCCGCTGACGCCTCCATTAAGATCCTGGATACTGAGCGCATGCTGGCCAAAAGCGCCATGCCTCTTGAG GTGATGATGAATGAAACGGCCCAGCAGAACATGGAGAACCACCCTGTAATCAGAACCTTGTATGATCATGTGGATGAGGTCACATGCCTGGCTTTTCACCCGACCGAACAGATCTTAGCCTCTGGCTCTCGTGATTACACCCTCAAACTCTTTGATTATTCAAAGCCGTCTGCGAAAAGAGCCTTCAAGCACATACAG gAAGCTGAAATGTTGCGCTCCATCTCCTTCCATCCATCTGGGGATTTCTTACTGGTCGGCACGCAACACCCAACCTTGCGTCTTTATGACGTTAACACTTTCCAGTGTTTTGTGTCCTGTAACCCTCTGGACCAGCACACCGACACCATCTGCGGAGTCTGTTATAATCCCAGCGCTAACAGCTACGTCACCTGTAGCAAAGACGGCAGCATCAAGTTGTGGGACGGAGTGTCGAACCGGTGCGTGACCACCTTTGAGAAAGCCCACGACGGCGCTGAGGTCTGCTCGGCTGTTTTCTCCAAGAACTCCAAGTACGTTCTGTCCTGCGGGAAGGATTCTGTCGCCAAACTCTGGGAAATTTCTACAGGCCGTACTCTAGTCAAGTACACAG GCGCAGGTCTCAGCGGGCGACAAACGCACCGCACTCAGGGTATTTTCAACCACACGGAGGACTATGTGCTGCTGCCGGATGAGCGAACCATCAGCCTGTGCTGCTGGGATTCACGCACAGCCGAGAGGAAAAACCTGCTCTCATTAGGCCACAATAACATCGTGCGCTGTATCGTACACTCACCCACCAACCCCGGCTTCATGACCTGCAGCGATGACTTCAGAGCTCGATTCTGGTATCGCCGCACCACCACTGACTAG